In Molothrus ater isolate BHLD 08-10-18 breed brown headed cowbird chromosome 21, BPBGC_Mater_1.1, whole genome shotgun sequence, a single genomic region encodes these proteins:
- the ADORA2B gene encoding adenosine receptor A2b, with protein MSSACSRRWALAMDTMKTTYIVLELIIAVLSIAGNVLVCWAVAINSTLKNATNYFLVSLAVADIAVGLLAIPFAITISIGFQVDFHSCLFFACFVLVLTQSSIFSLLAVAIDRYLAIKIPLRYNSLVTGKRARGLIAVLWLLSFGIGLTPLMGWNKAMSGCPNATNETGTEPQGCFISCLFENVVTMSYMVYFNFFGCVLLPLVIMLGIYIKIFMVACKQLHQIELMGNSRTTLQKEVHAAKSLAIIVGLFAFCWLPLHILNCITHFHEGFSSSKPEWVMYVAIILSHANSVINPIIYAYRIRDFRCTFRKILSKILCKAQELPKCPSEHNQHLTAINISSPAASVTV; from the exons ATGAGCAGCGCCTGCTCCCGGCGCTGGGCGCTCGCCATGGACACTATGAAAACCACCTACATCGTGCTGGAGCTCATCATCGCCGTGCTCTCCATCGCTGGCAACGTGCTGGTCTGCTGGGCCGTGGCCATCAACAGCACCTTGAAGAACGCCACCAACTATTTCCTGGTGTCGCTGGCCGTGGCCGATATCGCCGTGGGGTTGTTGGCCATCCCCTTCGCCATCACCATCAGCATCGGCTTCCAGGTGGATTTtcacagctgcctcttcttcgCCTGCTTCGTGCTGGTGCTGACCCAAAGCTCCATTTTCAGCCTGCTGGCGGTGGCCATCGACAGGTACCTGGCTATCAAGATCCCACTGAG GTACAACAGCCTGGTGACCGGCAAGCGGGCGAGGGGACTCATcgcagtgctgtggctgctgtccttTGGGATTGGACTGACCCCTCTGATGGGCTGGAATAAAGCCATGAGTGGCTGTCCCAACGCCACCAACGAGacaggcacagagccccagggctgcttcATCTCGTGCCTCTTTGAGAACGTGGTGACCATGAGCTACATGGTCTACTTCAACTTCTTTGGCTGCGTGCTGCTCCCGCTCGTCATCATGCTGGGGATCTACATCAAGATATTCATGGTGGCCTGCAAGCAGCTGCACCAGATCGAGCTGATGGGCAACTCCAGGACCACCCTGCAGAAGGAGGTGCACGCAGCCAAGTCTCTGGCCATCATCGTGGGCCTCTTTGCCTTCTGCTGGCTGCCCCTGCACATCCTGAACTGCATCACGCACTTCCACGAGGGCTTCTCCAGCTCCAAGCCCGAGTGGGTGATGTACGTGGCCATCATCCTGTCCCACGCCAACTCCGTCATCAACCCCATCATCTACGCCTACAGGATCCGGGATTTCCGCTGCACCTTCCGCAAGATCCTCTCCAAGATCCTCTGCAaggcccaggagctgcccaagTGTCCCTCGGAGCACAACCAGCACCTGACTGCCATCAACATCAGCTCGCCCGCGGCCTCGGTGACCGTGTGA
- the ZSWIM7 gene encoding zinc finger SWIM domain-containing protein 7: MDSSTLPAVAEELLREIKKAFQETSQVPDELLLGLKFIFGPSAVPALDLVDQRSVTRLRAPSGRILYQVLGSSGKLYTCYSSCHFCTCPAFGFSVLQKSESLLCKHILAVYLSQALGACQELAVSEEQLSNILLAEEEDEG; the protein is encoded by the exons ATGGACAGCAGCACCTTGCCAGCAGTGGCAGAAGAGCTCCTGAGAGAGATCAAAAAGGCTTTTCAGGAGACCTCGCAGG TCCCTGATGAACTGCTGCTGGG GCTGAAGTTCATTTTTGGCCCATCTGCAGTCCCAGCTCTGGATTTGGTGGATCAGCGTTCTGTCACCCGGCTCAGGGCCCCCAGTGGAAGGATTCTCTACCAG GTCCTTGGCAGCTCAGGCAAACTCTACACCTGCTACAGCTCCTGCCACTTCTGCACCTGCCCTGCCTTTGGGTTTTCTGTGTTGCAGAAGAGTGAGAGCCTTCTG TGCAAACACATCCTGGCTGTCTACCTCAGCCAGGCCTTGGGagcctgccaggagctggctgtgtctgaggagcagctctcaAACATCCTCCtggctgaggaagaggatgaaggatga